From one Gossypium hirsutum isolate 1008001.06 chromosome D08, Gossypium_hirsutum_v2.1, whole genome shotgun sequence genomic stretch:
- the LOC107909121 gene encoding rhomboid-like protein 14, mitochondrial yields MDSGRWRRGAVSRGMLPLLALHAVNEYYRLPWKPPVTAGLLAANTLIYLRPSFLDSLLPFVDEVWFNPHLILKNKDIKRFFLSVFYHVDESHLVYNMMSLLWKGIQLETSMGSTEFASMAVALLGLSQGITLLLAKSLLVFFDYGRPYYSEYAVGFSGLLFAMKVVLNSHSENFTNVHGLIVPARYAAWAELILIQMFVPRVSFLGHLSGILAGVLYLKLKGSYSGPNPLTTIIRELTGLLRWPVRFIRSTFRLRRRRILGRGTVGGGERRSLSGTWRCQACTYDNSDWLSNCEMCGTSRSSESGGFLRQVSPRSRDLSLEELRRRRVERFG; encoded by the exons ATGGACAGCGGAAGATGGAGGAGAGGGGCGGTGTCTCGTGGAATGCTGCCGTTGTTGGCTCTTCACGCCGTCAACGAATATTACAGGCTGCCATGGAAGCCGCCGGTCACCGCCGGTCTTCTCGCCGCCAACACTCTGATTTATCTCAGGCCTTCGTTCCTAGATTCTCTCCTCCCTTTTGTTGATGAGGTTTGGTTCAATCCTCATCTTATTCTCAAG AACAAAGACATAAAACGCTTCTTCCTGTCGGTATTCTACCATGTCGATGAATCTCACCTGGTCTACAATATGATGTCCCTCTTATGGAAGGGGATCCAATTGGAAACTTCAATGGGGAGCACCGAGTTTGCGTCTATGGCTGTTGCGCTGCTTGGTTTGTCACAAGGTATCACGCTGCTATTAGCCAAATCCCTACTCGTCTTCTTTGATTACGGGAGACCTTATTACTCTGAATACGCCGTTGGATTTTCGGGTCTCCTGTTTGCCATGAAAGTTGTCCTCAACTCTCATTCAGAAAACTTCACTAATGTGCATGGACTTATCGTACCAGCTCGTTATGCGGCATGGGCTGAATTGATTCTTATCCAAATGTTTGTCCCTCGTGTCTCGTTTCTTGGTCACCTCAGTGGTATACTTGCTGGGGTTCTCTATTTGAAATTGAAGGGTTCGTATTCTGGTCCGAACCCATTGACTACAATAATCAGAGAGCTCACCGGTCTGTTAAGGTGGCCTGTGAGATTTATAAGGAGCACATTCCGGTTAAGGAGACGAAGAATCTTAGGCCGGGGAACTGTTGGTGGAGGTGAGAGAAGAAGCTTATCTGGTACATGGAGATGCCAAGCTTGTACATATGATAACTCTGATTGGTTAAGTAATTGTGAGATGTGTGGAACAAGTCGAAGCAGTGAGAGCGGTGGGTTCTTGCGGCAAGTATCTCCCCGTTCTCGTGATCTTTCTTTGGAAGAATTACGGCGTCGAAGAGTTGAGAGATTTGGTTAA